One window from the genome of Desulfovibrio oxyclinae DSM 11498 encodes:
- the rnc gene encoding ribonuclease III: MNISCLEASIHYRFSQVKHAETALTHSSYANESGGGDHNERLEYLGDAVLELCISEEGFKRYPDAPEGILTRIRSDLVKEESLAVIARGISLHEYILLGKGEERQGGRDRDALLADALEALFGAIFLDAGFNRAREVILAMFETRWPEKPMLPVRKDYKSRLQEVTQRLFQDRPLYVLTGTRGPEHQKIFDVEVTIPDGRTFDGSGSGVRRAEQHAASRALEALGEPFD; encoded by the coding sequence GTGAATATATCATGTCTTGAGGCATCTATCCACTATCGTTTCAGCCAAGTCAAGCACGCGGAAACCGCGCTGACACACAGTTCCTACGCCAATGAGTCCGGCGGAGGCGACCATAACGAACGACTTGAGTATCTTGGAGATGCGGTGCTGGAGCTGTGCATTTCCGAAGAGGGATTCAAGCGTTATCCCGACGCTCCGGAGGGCATTCTTACGCGCATCCGCTCGGACCTTGTCAAGGAGGAAAGCCTTGCGGTCATAGCCAGAGGCATTTCCCTGCACGAGTATATCCTTTTGGGCAAGGGTGAGGAGCGCCAAGGCGGGCGAGACCGCGACGCGTTGCTGGCCGACGCGCTGGAGGCCCTGTTCGGCGCAATTTTCCTCGACGCGGGCTTCAATCGGGCGCGCGAGGTCATCCTTGCCATGTTCGAGACCCGCTGGCCGGAAAAGCCTATGCTGCCGGTCCGCAAGGACTACAAGAGTCGCCTTCAGGAAGTGACGCAGCGGCTGTTTCAGGACCGTCCCCTTTACGTATTGACCGGAACGCGCGGTCCCGAGCATCAGAAGATTTTCGACGTGGAGGTGACCATCCCCGACGGACGGACCTTCGACGGCTCCGGCTCCGGCGTGAGGCGCGCGGAACAGCACGCGGCCAGCCGCGCCCTTGAAGCGCTCGGGGAACCCTTCGACTAG
- a CDS encoding glycosyltransferase family 9 protein, whose translation MDKPVLVLQMQRMGDLILSFPLFLWLSREYPGREILVAAEESFFRPLMPVSPKVTYIPWSGVDVLKKRQYRAVINLSIQEKAACLCHDLATEERFGPSMDAQGVRHVHGNWQMYRSSLVRNNRYNRFHWADLNALDCIPLRRMAETRFDGPRTLPDDVTRVGFFLGASEPAKRPSARFWAGLVLALLNRGLRPVLFGGPAEIELGREVERLAKAPALNLCGKLGLDEFGAVGQTLALFITPDTGPMHLAAWTGLKCLNLSMGNVNPWETGPFQPGHYVLRSDLDCAKGCWVCVKDSLECRDPFDPKRIAALAHRMARGARADQLARMRLPGLELFRTARNGHGLYHLEPLCETECRPDEDRLLSGFWQGFFGHHFGLWSQDHPEKALGRARELAPEETTRLLSHLSETGRQFRNGVAKGELLNESFWSESPREMRPFNGLAHMMLENGDFRPQAWRSVLTMLERLVAVASA comes from the coding sequence ATGGACAAACCCGTCCTCGTGCTCCAGATGCAGCGCATGGGCGACCTGATTCTGTCGTTCCCGCTCTTTCTCTGGCTTAGCCGCGAATATCCGGGCCGCGAGATTCTCGTGGCGGCCGAGGAATCATTTTTCCGCCCCCTGATGCCCGTCTCGCCGAAGGTCACGTACATCCCGTGGAGCGGTGTGGACGTGCTCAAAAAGCGGCAGTACCGCGCCGTGATCAATTTGAGCATTCAGGAAAAGGCCGCATGCCTATGCCACGACCTTGCAACCGAGGAACGATTCGGCCCGTCCATGGATGCGCAGGGCGTGCGCCACGTGCATGGCAACTGGCAAATGTATCGTAGCTCGCTCGTACGCAACAACCGCTACAACCGCTTTCACTGGGCCGACCTGAACGCGCTGGACTGCATCCCGCTGCGACGCATGGCCGAGACGCGCTTCGACGGCCCCCGCACCCTGCCGGACGATGTGACACGGGTAGGATTCTTTCTGGGAGCCAGCGAACCGGCAAAACGCCCCTCCGCACGCTTCTGGGCCGGACTGGTGCTCGCCCTGCTCAATCGGGGACTTCGTCCGGTGCTCTTCGGCGGACCGGCCGAAATTGAACTGGGCAGGGAAGTGGAGCGACTGGCCAAGGCCCCGGCGCTCAACCTTTGCGGCAAGCTCGGCCTTGACGAATTCGGCGCGGTGGGCCAGACGCTGGCTCTGTTTATCACCCCGGACACCGGCCCCATGCATCTGGCGGCGTGGACCGGTCTCAAATGCCTGAACCTGAGCATGGGCAACGTGAATCCGTGGGAGACCGGACCGTTCCAGCCCGGACATTACGTGCTGCGCTCGGATCTGGACTGCGCCAAGGGGTGCTGGGTCTGCGTCAAGGACAGCCTCGAATGCCGCGACCCGTTCGACCCCAAGCGAATCGCCGCCCTCGCCCACCGCATGGCCCGCGGTGCACGAGCCGACCAGCTTGCCCGGATGCGCCTGCCCGGACTGGAACTGTTCCGCACCGCGCGCAACGGGCACGGCCTGTATCATCTGGAGCCGCTGTGCGAGACTGAATGCCGCCCCGACGAGGACCGGCTGCTTTCGGGATTCTGGCAGGGCTTTTTCGGCCATCATTTCGGATTATGGTCGCAAGACCATCCTGAAAAAGCACTGGGACGGGCACGGGAACTGGCCCCGGAAGAAACCACACGCCTGCTCTCCCACCTGTCCGAAACCGGCAGGCAGTTCCGCAATGGCGTGGCAAAAGGCGAACTGCTGAACGAGTCCTTCTGGTCCGAGAGTCCCAGAGAAATGCGCCCGTTCAACGGGCTCGCCCACATGATGCTGGAAAACGGCGACTTCCGCCCGCAGGCATGGCGCTCGGTGCTGACCATGCTGGAGCGGCTGGTGGCGGTGGCGTCCGCCTAG
- a CDS encoding CgeB family protein, producing the protein MNYPEGYNPPKLPENPPRILLMTSQYFLLGEVLAALNRLEVPCRLLDFGTKEMDLDTFVTTVRDTLNDFKPDFVLTVNHLGVDHEGVLAKLLDEADIPLASWFVDSPFLILDTYRNLTGCRTALFTWDVDTVAPLADFGFDTVHHLPLGCDATRFVPGDRSVPDEWRARVSFVGNSMKTKTERRFVAAQPSFSLVEASFDLAEEFVEAKERTARAFIARVRPDLSAELNAIEPGRKLAYETYITWLATCLYRRDCIARTMPFNPLLVGDKGWTELFKHVKGWRYHKELSYYDDLPSFYPVSEINFNCTSRQMKGAVNQRVFDVPCCGAFLLTDDRMGLEDLFEPGTEVIAYRTKDEIPELLERYLADPQARQRIADAGRRRVLAEHTYDHRMASLIEHMRATFG; encoded by the coding sequence ATGAATTACCCGGAAGGATACAACCCGCCGAAGTTGCCTGAAAATCCGCCCAGAATCCTGCTTATGACCAGCCAGTACTTTCTGCTCGGAGAGGTGCTGGCAGCCCTGAACAGGCTGGAAGTGCCGTGCAGGCTGCTGGATTTCGGGACCAAGGAGATGGACCTCGACACCTTCGTGACCACGGTCCGCGACACCCTGAACGATTTCAAACCGGACTTCGTACTCACGGTGAACCACCTCGGCGTGGACCACGAGGGCGTGCTGGCGAAGCTGCTGGACGAAGCGGATATTCCACTTGCCTCATGGTTTGTGGACAGCCCCTTTCTCATTCTGGACACCTACCGAAACCTTACCGGTTGCCGCACGGCCCTGTTCACGTGGGACGTGGATACGGTGGCCCCGCTGGCGGATTTCGGCTTCGACACCGTCCATCATCTGCCTCTGGGCTGCGACGCCACACGCTTCGTGCCCGGCGACCGTTCCGTTCCCGACGAATGGCGGGCGCGCGTGTCCTTTGTGGGCAATTCCATGAAGACCAAGACTGAACGCCGCTTCGTGGCGGCGCAACCTTCCTTCTCACTGGTGGAGGCGAGCTTCGATCTGGCCGAGGAATTCGTGGAGGCCAAGGAGCGCACGGCAAGGGCGTTCATCGCCCGCGTCCGGCCCGACCTGAGCGCCGAGCTGAATGCCATCGAGCCCGGCCGCAAGCTGGCCTACGAGACCTACATCACGTGGCTGGCCACCTGCCTGTACCGGCGCGACTGCATCGCGCGGACCATGCCCTTCAACCCGCTACTCGTGGGCGACAAGGGCTGGACCGAACTGTTCAAGCACGTGAAGGGGTGGCGGTATCACAAGGAACTGAGCTACTACGACGACCTCCCCTCGTTCTACCCTGTCAGCGAGATCAACTTCAACTGCACCAGCCGCCAGATGAAGGGGGCCGTGAACCAGCGCGTGTTCGACGTGCCCTGCTGCGGAGCGTTTCTGCTCACCGACGACCGGATGGGACTCGAAGACCTCTTCGAGCCCGGCACGGAAGTGATCGCCTATCGCACCAAGGACGAAATACCCGAACTGCTGGAACGCTACCTCGCGGATCCGCAGGCCCGACAACGGATCGCGGACGCAGGGCGCAGGCGGGTTCTGGCAGAGCATACCTACGACCACCGCATGGCTTCGCTCATCGAACATATGCGGGCAACCTTCGGATAG
- a CDS encoding flagellar hook-length control protein FliK has protein sequence MQNVPISEQHKNAATKWQSEAVKNVNADIGGNLFDELLLKQAEVVNEDCATATVAANDQMAETASKAVDDRAEDSREHEVGESAVEAAEKERAENRQDEVPPKKAAEERMTEEDVRNLEEDLKEYGLSEEEIRDLEEQAASEEGLTWGQFVGFLSQKMQGMKGVSLSDEQVKGLNSFLNKLGFDAKGAEKVLNMLRNGDTEKALDAIQQKLAAMGDDANIKLDKNEIEAFVSAMSLSKEASAKLRELMGKAQAPKDLREAFAGLRDELDRMDAKDVKLVRAVSDALKEATDEGKNQGHAAKHLGADVDMRQRLAMNERGNNGGMNANTGQKDSRDAAMESFMQQSGEGESEGDDFSSWKSFFSRLREDPTGGGQSRLRNAVKTSNEFAAAQNSASAKSDTAQTMTERTAAPRMAKQVENAFIKNLGQGNKQLTVQLNPENLGKLHVVLQSRGDEVRAVIRADNPETARMLTDQLESIRNSLQEQGVKVSRLEVQTGLGGSQDGMNWFGEQGHNMAKNQEEAARLRDRMRMMRGDAEALARDVNNPEQRANLTQQGLHVVA, from the coding sequence ATGCAGAATGTTCCCATCAGCGAGCAGCACAAGAATGCGGCCACCAAGTGGCAGTCCGAAGCGGTGAAGAACGTCAACGCCGACATTGGCGGCAATCTGTTTGACGAACTGCTTCTGAAGCAGGCCGAAGTGGTCAATGAGGATTGCGCCACCGCCACCGTGGCCGCCAACGACCAGATGGCCGAGACCGCTTCAAAGGCGGTTGACGACAGGGCCGAAGATTCGCGCGAGCATGAAGTGGGCGAATCTGCCGTTGAAGCGGCCGAAAAGGAGCGCGCGGAAAACCGTCAGGACGAGGTGCCGCCCAAAAAGGCCGCCGAGGAGCGCATGACCGAAGAGGATGTCCGCAATCTTGAGGAAGACCTCAAGGAATACGGGCTGTCCGAAGAGGAAATCCGCGACCTTGAAGAGCAGGCCGCCAGTGAGGAAGGCCTGACATGGGGCCAGTTCGTCGGTTTTCTCTCCCAGAAGATGCAGGGCATGAAGGGCGTTTCCCTGAGTGATGAACAGGTCAAGGGGCTCAACTCCTTCCTGAACAAGCTCGGTTTCGACGCCAAGGGCGCCGAAAAGGTCCTGAACATGCTCCGCAACGGCGACACCGAAAAGGCCCTCGACGCCATCCAGCAGAAGCTGGCCGCCATGGGCGACGATGCCAACATCAAGCTCGACAAGAACGAGATTGAAGCATTCGTTTCCGCCATGAGTCTCTCCAAGGAGGCTTCGGCCAAATTGCGCGAACTCATGGGCAAGGCTCAGGCTCCCAAGGACCTGCGTGAAGCGTTTGCCGGACTCCGCGACGAGCTCGACCGCATGGACGCCAAGGATGTCAAGCTGGTCCGGGCCGTGAGCGATGCCCTGAAGGAAGCCACTGACGAAGGGAAGAATCAGGGCCACGCCGCCAAGCATCTCGGCGCCGACGTGGACATGCGCCAGCGTCTGGCCATGAACGAGCGCGGCAACAACGGCGGCATGAACGCCAACACCGGACAGAAGGACAGCCGCGACGCGGCCATGGAGTCCTTCATGCAGCAGTCCGGCGAGGGCGAGAGCGAAGGGGACGACTTTTCCTCTTGGAAGTCCTTCTTCTCAAGACTTCGCGAGGATCCCACCGGCGGCGGCCAGAGCCGTCTGCGCAACGCGGTGAAGACCTCCAACGAGTTTGCTGCGGCGCAGAACAGCGCATCCGCCAAGAGCGATACCGCCCAGACCATGACCGAGCGCACCGCCGCTCCGCGCATGGCCAAGCAGGTGGAGAACGCCTTCATCAAGAATCTTGGGCAGGGCAACAAGCAGCTCACCGTCCAGCTGAATCCCGAAAATCTGGGCAAGCTGCACGTGGTGCTCCAGAGCCGTGGCGACGAAGTCCGTGCCGTAATCCGTGCCGACAACCCCGAAACCGCCCGCATGCTCACCGACCAGCTGGAGAGCATCCGCAACTCGTTGCAGGAGCAGGGGGTCAAGGTTTCCCGGCTGGAAGTTCAGACCGGGCTTGGCGGAAGTCAGGACGGCATGAACTGGTTTGGTGAGCAGGGGCACAATATGGCGAAAAATCAGGAAGAAGCTGCAAGACTGCGCGATCGGATGCGCATGATGCGCGGCGATGCCGAAGCTTTGGCACGGGATGTGAACAATCCTGAGCAACGGGCAAATCTTACCCAACAGGGTCTGCACGTGGTTGCCTGA
- a CDS encoding flagellar hook assembly protein FlgD, translated as MSYVDTGHILGSQERRLAEANTPQKESDIRKDDFLTILVAQLTHQDPMNPMKDTDMTSQLSEFSQLEQLTNINTGIESMIASQTKNDMFDAVGYMGKDVTAQGYKVSKGDGEVAKIFYGAGEAVSKIKLNIYDQDGAIVRTVEMGSKQAGSYEYEWDGRNDAGEEVPDGIYSVGILAEDTNGEPVMMQTEIAGKVSGVVNEQGQVFLRLEDGRYINFANVKEVVDPAKVDESADGGDGSTGSDGESGSDGDASADA; from the coding sequence ATGTCGTACGTTGATACCGGTCATATTCTCGGTTCTCAGGAGCGCCGTCTGGCGGAAGCCAACACTCCTCAGAAGGAATCGGACATCAGAAAGGATGATTTCCTGACGATTCTGGTTGCGCAGTTGACGCATCAGGATCCGATGAACCCGATGAAGGACACCGATATGACCTCGCAGCTTTCCGAGTTTTCCCAGCTCGAACAGCTGACGAACATCAACACCGGCATCGAGTCCATGATTGCCTCCCAGACCAAGAACGACATGTTCGATGCGGTTGGCTACATGGGCAAGGACGTGACCGCCCAGGGCTACAAGGTGAGCAAGGGCGACGGTGAAGTCGCCAAGATTTTCTATGGAGCCGGCGAAGCCGTCTCCAAGATCAAGCTGAACATCTACGATCAGGACGGCGCCATTGTGCGCACCGTCGAGATGGGCAGCAAGCAGGCAGGTTCCTACGAATATGAATGGGACGGCCGCAACGACGCGGGCGAGGAAGTCCCCGACGGCATCTATTCCGTCGGCATCCTCGCCGAAGACACCAACGGCGAACCGGTCATGATGCAGACCGAGATCGCGGGCAAGGTGTCCGGCGTCGTCAACGAGCAGGGACAGGTCTTCCTGCGTCTCGAAGACGGACGGTACATCAACTTCGCCAACGTCAAGGAAGTCGTTGACCCCGCAAAGGTCGATGAATCCGCCGACGGTGGCGACGGCAGTACCGGAAGCGACGGAGAAAGCGGAAGCGACGGGGATGCTTCCGCGGACGCGTAG
- a CDS encoding flagellar hook protein FlgE — protein sequence MGLTASLYSGITGLNVNGERMTVIGNNLANVNTTGFKASRMHFEDLMSQDVSTANGFGQVGRGVRVAAVYSDFGQGAFESTSETTDMAISGEGFFMVSPKTTDEDLYTRAGAFRFDKDGYLVDPHGYVVQGWEVERSTASVASASVSNLAQTASTRIVGTPTDVRIENFQSPPQVTTNINMVSNLDPTAGDRTTGGTNPGESPYFALQNAWNGQNEPPLATGGYGYSSTIKVFDEVGAPHNVTAYFDQVTLSNAGGDTVWEYIVTCQPNEDGRILSGQNGLSTQMANTSAAGLLMAGTMTFRQGQLVGQSAFTLKSNGGSDPKSLDDWSLADMSVNGYPLFTANFLGISNASATNRPDANPIEMNFGLRAKNLSSNGGIPHSLGWDTQIGSLPSNAAAMTTSISNTGRLPNMNNVEISALATQSFDTGGSSTIFQSQDGYAAGVLQNMSVSRDGVLSGRYSNGQVIELYAVTLATFSNKWSLRREGGNLFSETRDSGPALTGQAGAAGKGTVDGNSLEISNVDMANEFVRMISTQRGFQANTKVITSADSMLSEVIAMKR from the coding sequence ATGGGTCTTACCGCATCGCTGTATTCCGGCATTACGGGCCTCAACGTCAACGGGGAACGGATGACGGTCATCGGCAACAACCTTGCCAACGTGAACACCACAGGCTTCAAGGCGTCCCGGATGCATTTCGAGGACCTCATGAGTCAGGACGTTTCCACGGCCAACGGCTTCGGTCAGGTGGGTCGCGGAGTTCGCGTGGCGGCAGTATATTCCGACTTCGGACAGGGCGCTTTCGAGTCCACTTCCGAAACCACGGACATGGCCATCTCGGGCGAAGGCTTTTTCATGGTCTCGCCGAAAACCACGGACGAGGATCTGTACACCCGCGCCGGAGCGTTCCGCTTCGACAAGGACGGATATCTCGTGGACCCGCATGGTTACGTGGTGCAGGGATGGGAAGTGGAGCGGTCCACCGCATCGGTGGCGAGCGCGTCCGTGTCCAACCTGGCGCAGACCGCGTCCACGCGCATCGTGGGAACGCCCACCGATGTGCGCATCGAGAATTTCCAGTCACCGCCGCAGGTGACCACCAACATCAACATGGTCAGTAACCTCGACCCCACTGCGGGGGACAGGACCACCGGCGGCACCAACCCGGGCGAGAGCCCCTACTTCGCGCTGCAGAATGCATGGAACGGCCAGAACGAGCCGCCCCTTGCCACGGGCGGTTACGGGTACAGCTCCACCATCAAGGTTTTTGACGAAGTGGGCGCGCCGCACAACGTCACGGCGTATTTCGACCAGGTCACCCTCTCCAATGCGGGTGGCGACACGGTTTGGGAATACATCGTGACCTGCCAGCCGAACGAGGACGGCCGCATTCTTTCCGGCCAGAACGGTCTGAGTACCCAGATGGCGAACACTTCTGCCGCAGGGCTGCTCATGGCAGGCACCATGACCTTCCGTCAAGGTCAACTGGTGGGGCAGAGCGCCTTCACGCTCAAGAGCAACGGCGGTTCCGACCCCAAGTCGCTGGATGACTGGTCGCTGGCCGACATGTCCGTCAACGGCTACCCGCTGTTCACCGCCAACTTCCTCGGCATCTCCAACGCCAGTGCCACCAACCGGCCGGACGCCAACCCCATCGAAATGAACTTCGGCCTGCGCGCCAAGAACCTTTCGAGCAACGGCGGCATCCCGCACAGCCTCGGCTGGGATACCCAGATCGGCAGCCTGCCTTCCAACGCGGCAGCCATGACCACGAGCATCAGCAACACCGGTCGCCTGCCCAACATGAACAACGTGGAAATATCGGCGCTGGCAACGCAGAGCTTCGATACCGGCGGCTCGTCCACCATCTTCCAGAGTCAGGACGGCTACGCCGCAGGCGTGCTCCAGAACATGTCCGTCTCCCGCGACGGTGTCCTCTCCGGACGCTACTCCAACGGGCAGGTCATCGAGCTGTACGCCGTGACGCTGGCGACCTTCTCCAACAAGTGGTCCCTGCGCCGCGAGGGCGGCAACCTGTTCTCCGAAACGCGCGACTCCGGTCCGGCGCTCACGGGACAGGCAGGCGCCGCGGGCAAGGGCACCGTGGACGGCAACTCGCTCGAAATATCCAACGTGGACATGGCAAACGAGTTCGTCCGCATGATCTCCACCCAGCGGGGCTTCCAGGCCAACACGAAGGTCATCACCTCCGCGGACTCCATGCTCAGTGAAGTCATCGCCATGAAGCGCTAA
- a CDS encoding flagellin has protein sequence MSLVINNNLMAMNAARNLSDAYGNLSTSTRRLSSGLRVGTAADDAAGLAIRELMRSEINSINQGVRNANDAISMIQTADGALQVIDEKLIRMKELAMQASTGTYNSDQRLIIDSEYQAMSSEITRIANATDFNGIYLLNGNLSGLESQHDGSGLSATGPLKVHFGTSNDSAEDYYYIKINGASASALGLGHSAADKTTNPNAGKTVSTQELAQQAMDAINDAIISKDKIRAGLGSLQNRLENTITNLQIQAENLQAAESRISDVDVANEMTQFVRNQILTQSAVAMLAQANSLPQMAMQLIGG, from the coding sequence ATGTCTCTCGTTATTAACAACAACCTGATGGCCATGAACGCGGCCAGAAACCTTTCGGACGCTTACGGCAACTTGTCCACGTCCACTCGCAGGCTGTCTTCGGGTCTGCGCGTCGGAACCGCTGCCGACGACGCCGCGGGGCTGGCCATTCGCGAGCTGATGCGCTCGGAAATCAACTCCATCAACCAGGGTGTGCGAAACGCGAACGACGCCATCTCGATGATCCAGACCGCAGACGGAGCGCTGCAGGTCATCGACGAAAAGCTCATCCGGATGAAGGAACTGGCCATGCAGGCGTCCACCGGTACGTACAACTCCGACCAGCGTCTGATCATCGACTCCGAGTATCAGGCCATGTCTTCGGAAATCACCCGTATCGCCAACGCCACCGACTTCAACGGAATTTACCTGCTCAACGGAAACCTGTCCGGTCTGGAATCCCAGCACGACGGTTCCGGTCTGAGCGCCACGGGTCCGCTCAAGGTCCACTTTGGTACCAGTAACGACTCGGCGGAAGACTACTACTACATCAAGATCAATGGTGCGAGCGCCTCCGCGCTCGGTCTCGGTCACTCTGCCGCAGACAAGACCACCAACCCCAATGCGGGTAAGACCGTGTCCACGCAGGAACTCGCGCAGCAGGCCATGGATGCCATCAACGACGCGATCATTTCCAAGGACAAGATCCGCGCCGGTCTCGGTTCCCTGCAGAACAGGCTGGAAAATACCATCACCAACCTGCAGATTCAGGCTGAAAACCTTCAGGCTGCGGAGTCCCGCATTTCCGACGTCGATGTGGCGAACGAAATGACGCAGTTCGTCCGCAACCAGATTCTGACCCAGTCGGCAGTCGCCATGCTGGCTCAGGCAAACTCGCTGCCTCAGATGGCCATGCAGCTCATCGGCGGGTAA
- the cbiD gene encoding cobalt-precorrin-5B (C(1))-methyltransferase CbiD, which yields MTALRTGITTGTCASAAAKAAAVLLLSGNRPESVDVPLPGGGRIEVPLHDCRMEGSAARAVVVKDSGDDPDVTDGQEIHAVVSFADTDVIIRGGTGVGTVTLPGLPVAVGNPAINPVPHEQILASVREVLAEQETQGLAITIEVPEGERLAKATMNPRLGITGGISILGTQGIVKPYSHDSWKASIREALDVARATGVLVPVFTTGRRSEKYHLMHHPDTSEQALVQAADFFAFSMQEAALRSFQEVWWAVFPGKLVKQAQGLEYTHAKTHPVDFGLLADHCREAGVPADMLGAIEGANTARQVFDMLKGSDAFPALLESLARRATDNARRFAGSAIRVRYALYDFDASLLLSR from the coding sequence ATGACCGCACTGCGCACCGGCATCACCACCGGCACCTGCGCCTCGGCCGCGGCAAAAGCCGCGGCTGTCCTGCTGCTGTCCGGCAATCGGCCGGAATCCGTGGACGTCCCCCTGCCCGGCGGCGGGCGCATCGAAGTGCCGCTGCACGACTGCCGCATGGAAGGCTCCGCCGCGCGCGCCGTGGTGGTCAAGGATTCTGGTGATGACCCCGATGTCACCGACGGCCAAGAAATTCACGCCGTGGTCTCGTTTGCCGATACGGACGTCATCATAAGGGGTGGAACGGGCGTGGGCACCGTGACGCTTCCGGGCCTGCCCGTGGCTGTCGGCAACCCCGCCATCAACCCGGTCCCGCACGAACAGATTCTGGCCTCGGTCCGGGAAGTTCTTGCCGAGCAGGAAACGCAAGGCCTTGCGATCACCATTGAAGTGCCCGAGGGCGAACGGCTGGCCAAGGCCACCATGAACCCGAGGCTCGGTATAACCGGCGGCATCTCCATCCTCGGCACGCAGGGCATCGTCAAGCCATACTCCCACGACTCGTGGAAGGCCTCGATCCGCGAAGCGCTGGACGTGGCCCGCGCCACCGGCGTGCTGGTTCCGGTCTTCACCACCGGTCGCCGTTCTGAGAAATATCACCTGATGCATCATCCCGACACCTCGGAACAAGCTCTGGTACAGGCTGCCGACTTCTTCGCCTTTTCCATGCAGGAAGCGGCCTTGCGGTCATTTCAGGAAGTATGGTGGGCGGTGTTTCCGGGTAAACTGGTCAAGCAGGCACAGGGGCTGGAGTACACTCACGCCAAGACGCATCCCGTGGACTTCGGGCTTCTTGCCGACCATTGCAGGGAAGCGGGCGTCCCGGCGGACATGCTCGGTGCCATCGAAGGGGCGAACACCGCCCGTCAGGTCTTCGACATGCTCAAGGGCAGCGACGCGTTCCCCGCCCTGCTGGAGAGCCTCGCCCGACGCGCGACGGATAATGCCCGTCGGTTCGCCGGGAGTGCGATCCGGGTCCGCTACGCCTTGTACGACTTTGACGCGTCTCTTCTTCTGAGCCGCTGA